One part of the Pyrinomonadaceae bacterium genome encodes these proteins:
- a CDS encoding S9 family peptidase yields the protein MKSLAKTCATLLFIAITITAQNAPTTWTPELQVKTRGVGTPRVSPDGRRVVYTINDAVMTADKSEFVTQIWLASTDGKENFQLTFNDKSSTNPKWSPDGNWIAFTSNRKDNKNNLYVLPLRGGEAEQITDVKTSVSNFEWSPDGKWFAFTMADAKAEDEEKNDKGRNDFRWVDENLKLARLYVIPVQKDANGKREPKKLTTDNYHVGGFDWAPDGSRIVFSHVKSPIANDWTTSDVSIVEVASGKTTVFVNTPAAEDSAQFSPDGKWIALTISDNPPRWAQSGLIQVYSVAGGQPKALAASHDGQPNMAGWSADGKRIYFSEAKGTGTQLYAIDVAANKIEEIKSSTAVYGAFNLNQSGTMFAFVRQTSDTPSEVFVAPVTTFAPVQVSQAHSAMKLPAVGKTEVLTWKSADGREIEGLLTYPVGYQAGQKVPLILNVHGGPAGVFQQSFLGGRGAYPLATFSAKGYAILRPNPRGSSGYGTEFRRANAKDWGGADYQDLMTGVDKVIAMGVADPERLGVMGWSYGGFMTSWIVTQTQRFKAASAGAPVTNLMSFNGTTDIASFVPDYFGGQSWEIIEAYQKHSAMFNVKGVKTPTMIQHGEADVRVPISQGYEFYNALKAQGVPTRMLVLPRQPHGPNEPKMQVAAMQANLEWFDKYIGKK from the coding sequence ATGAAAAGCCTTGCGAAGACCTGCGCCACACTTCTGTTCATCGCCATTACCATCACCGCGCAAAATGCGCCAACCACCTGGACGCCTGAGCTTCAGGTAAAGACCCGCGGGGTTGGGACTCCGCGCGTGTCGCCGGATGGGCGGCGGGTCGTTTACACGATCAACGACGCTGTGATGACTGCGGACAAGAGTGAGTTTGTGACGCAGATTTGGCTGGCGAGCACGGACGGCAAGGAGAACTTCCAGCTCACCTTTAACGACAAGTCTTCAACAAATCCGAAGTGGTCGCCGGACGGAAACTGGATTGCCTTCACTTCGAATCGCAAGGACAATAAGAACAATCTCTACGTGCTGCCTTTGCGCGGTGGCGAGGCCGAGCAGATCACGGACGTGAAAACTTCGGTGTCGAATTTCGAATGGTCACCGGACGGAAAGTGGTTCGCTTTCACGATGGCCGATGCGAAAGCCGAGGACGAAGAGAAGAACGACAAGGGGCGCAACGACTTTCGCTGGGTTGATGAGAACCTGAAGCTGGCCCGGCTGTACGTGATTCCCGTCCAGAAGGACGCGAACGGCAAACGCGAGCCAAAGAAGCTAACGACTGATAATTACCATGTCGGCGGATTCGATTGGGCGCCGGATGGAAGTCGCATCGTCTTTAGTCACGTGAAGTCGCCGATCGCGAACGACTGGACAACCTCAGATGTCTCAATCGTTGAAGTCGCGAGCGGCAAGACCACAGTGTTCGTGAACACGCCCGCGGCTGAAGATTCTGCGCAGTTTTCGCCTGACGGCAAATGGATCGCGCTCACGATCAGCGACAATCCACCGCGTTGGGCGCAGAGTGGTCTCATTCAGGTCTATTCAGTTGCCGGAGGACAGCCGAAAGCGCTCGCCGCGTCGCACGACGGTCAGCCAAACATGGCCGGCTGGTCGGCGGACGGCAAGCGCATCTACTTCAGCGAAGCGAAGGGCACGGGAACGCAGCTCTACGCGATCGACGTCGCCGCGAACAAGATTGAGGAAATCAAAAGCAGCACGGCCGTTTACGGCGCATTTAACTTGAACCAATCAGGAACGATGTTCGCCTTCGTGCGGCAAACTTCCGACACACCGTCCGAGGTGTTCGTCGCGCCGGTGACGACTTTCGCACCGGTACAGGTCAGCCAAGCGCACTCAGCGATGAAGCTGCCGGCAGTTGGAAAGACTGAAGTGTTGACCTGGAAGTCGGCTGATGGCCGCGAGATTGAAGGCCTGCTTACTTACCCGGTCGGCTATCAAGCAGGACAGAAGGTTCCACTCATTCTAAATGTCCACGGCGGACCGGCCGGCGTGTTTCAGCAAAGCTTCCTCGGTGGACGCGGAGCCTATCCGCTCGCGACTTTCTCTGCGAAAGGTTATGCCATTCTCCGTCCGAATCCGCGCGGCTCGTCCGGTTACGGAACTGAATTCCGGCGCGCGAACGCGAAAGATTGGGGCGGCGCCGATTATCAGGATTTAATGACGGGCGTGGACAAGGTCATCGCGATGGGCGTCGCTGATCCAGAACGGTTGGGCGTGATGGGCTGGAGCTATGGCGGATTCATGACTTCATGGATCGTCACGCAAACGCAACGCTTCAAGGCTGCTTCCGCGGGCGCCCCGGTAACAAACCTGATGAGCTTTAATGGAACGACAGACATTGCTTCGTTCGTGCCGGATTATTTTGGCGGCCAGTCATGGGAAATCATCGAGGCGTATCAGAAGCACTCGGCGATGTTCAATGTGAAAGGCGTGAAGACGCCGACGATGATTCAGCACGGCGAGGCCGACGTCCGCGTCCCAATCTCACAGGGCTACGAGTTCTACAATGCTCTGAAGGCGCAGGGGGTGCCGACGCGCATGCTCGTTCTTCCGCGCCAGCCGCATGGACCGAACGAGCCGAAGATGCAAGTGGCAGCAATGCAGGCGAATCTTGAATGGTTCGACAAATACATTGGCAAGAAATAA
- a CDS encoding tetratricopeptide repeat protein: MRVLLAAFLFLFASTTVAQNKCLQAAGEIQPKLSREARRDFETKLTTARADFQKEPSADNFIWLGRRTAYLGRYKESIAIYTDAISKYPKDARLYRHRGHRFITLRCFDDAIKDFEKAAKLVKGKPDEVEPDGMPNARNIPTSTLQSNIWYHLGLAHYLKGDFGSAHKAYREAEKVSKNPDMMVATTHWLYMTLRRLGREKEAAASIAPITDNLEVIENADYYQLIKLYQGKLKPSDLLSDSNQTPNTLSNATVGYGVGNWFLYNGRPTEAVNTFRQIVHGIQWASFGHIAAEVELTR, translated from the coding sequence ATGAGAGTACTTCTTGCCGCCTTCCTGTTTCTTTTTGCCTCAACCACGGTCGCGCAAAACAAATGTCTCCAAGCCGCCGGCGAAATCCAGCCAAAACTTTCCCGGGAAGCGCGCAGGGACTTTGAAACCAAGCTGACCACCGCCCGTGCCGATTTCCAAAAAGAGCCCAGCGCGGACAATTTTATCTGGTTAGGCAGGCGGACCGCGTATCTCGGCAGATACAAAGAATCGATCGCGATTTACACCGACGCAATTTCGAAATATCCGAAAGATGCGCGGCTGTATCGACATCGCGGGCATCGCTTCATCACGCTTCGCTGTTTCGATGATGCCATTAAAGATTTCGAGAAGGCCGCTAAGCTCGTCAAAGGCAAACCTGACGAAGTCGAGCCCGACGGCATGCCGAACGCCAGAAACATTCCCACCAGCACCCTACAGTCGAACATCTGGTATCACCTCGGCCTGGCGCATTATCTGAAAGGCGACTTCGGAAGCGCGCACAAGGCCTATCGTGAAGCGGAAAAGGTTTCAAAGAACCCTGACATGATGGTCGCGACGACGCATTGGCTTTACATGACTCTGCGGCGTCTGGGCCGGGAGAAAGAAGCCGCCGCATCGATTGCGCCGATCACCGACAACCTCGAAGTGATCGAAAATGCGGATTACTATCAGCTCATAAAACTTTATCAAGGCAAGCTAAAACCTTCAGACCTGCTTAGCGACTCAAACCAAACACCCAACACGCTCAGCAACGCCACGGTGGGCTATGGGGTAGGTAACTGGTTTCTCTACAACGGCCGGCCCACCGAGGCCGTAAATACCTTTCGGCAAATCGTGCACGGCATCCAGTGGGCCAGCTTCGGCCACATCGCTGCCGAAGTGGAATTGACTAGATAG
- a CDS encoding OmpA family protein: protein MKIARRLLSFLPVPIIIVGLCFGALAQSDGRRTTTAITYPLDQTIEVPFRGTTRLPRLKGDAKVRRQGRRGTRVQLSLDHLPRGYELGGAYTTFVLWAISPDGTVDNLGEIKRSGSGIIDSKIDVTTPLQTFALIVTAEPHFLVRAPSRMVVLENVRPATPRDAQIDTVPVTYIGNSSDYFRDGSVPTIAQSDFRDIPNALLGARQALNLARYAGAERDAPNELRAAAADLEQAEAARRMRQPESEVDVLARQATSSAAKAEAMAVARRAARERREEIERRDQAVRSAEETAATANQEITRLQKDLNNERHARELAERDSLRSQEQLRDARTEIARLREEIQTVRAEGEDAKVRLARIEGERQAEQARQAAETRAAQLRATAANLKQALGRFGTVRESERGIVLMLNESWWANPRSGNLTAAAAARLDQLGALIANNPDYQISIESYTDNAGRADALQQLTDDRARILSERLASAGIDVTRIQSSGLGSANPVAPNTTVANRAKNRRTEITLSAAGQ, encoded by the coding sequence ATGAAAATAGCTCGCCGGTTACTGTCGTTCCTTCCTGTTCCGATAATTATTGTTGGTCTCTGTTTCGGCGCTCTGGCCCAGAGTGATGGTCGCCGAACTACGACCGCAATCACCTATCCGCTGGATCAAACGATCGAAGTGCCGTTTCGCGGAACGACGCGTTTGCCGCGCTTGAAAGGTGATGCAAAAGTGCGCCGTCAGGGACGCCGCGGCACCCGCGTCCAGCTAAGCCTCGATCATTTGCCGCGCGGATATGAATTAGGCGGGGCGTACACTACGTTCGTGTTGTGGGCCATATCGCCGGACGGTACGGTCGATAACCTCGGCGAGATAAAACGTAGCGGCAGTGGAATTATCGATTCGAAGATCGATGTGACGACCCCGCTGCAAACCTTCGCGCTGATCGTGACGGCCGAGCCGCATTTCCTCGTGCGCGCTCCCAGCCGCATGGTTGTGCTGGAGAACGTGCGCCCGGCGACGCCGCGCGACGCGCAGATTGATACCGTGCCGGTCACCTATATCGGCAACTCCAGCGACTACTTCCGCGACGGAAGCGTTCCCACGATCGCTCAGTCTGATTTCCGGGACATTCCCAATGCGCTACTGGGCGCGCGGCAGGCGCTGAACCTGGCACGATACGCGGGTGCGGAGCGCGATGCTCCGAACGAATTGCGTGCGGCCGCCGCCGATCTTGAACAAGCTGAAGCCGCGCGGCGCATGCGCCAACCTGAATCGGAAGTCGACGTTCTTGCGCGACAGGCAACCAGTAGTGCGGCAAAAGCCGAAGCGATGGCAGTGGCGCGTCGCGCCGCGCGGGAACGGCGTGAAGAGATCGAGCGTCGCGATCAGGCTGTGCGCAGCGCTGAGGAAACGGCCGCGACTGCCAATCAGGAAATTACACGTTTGCAGAAGGATCTCAATAATGAACGGCACGCACGCGAGCTTGCTGAACGCGATTCATTGAGGTCGCAGGAGCAGCTTCGCGACGCGCGCACCGAAATTGCGCGACTGCGCGAAGAGATTCAGACGGTCCGGGCTGAAGGGGAAGACGCGAAAGTCAGGCTGGCCCGGATCGAAGGCGAGCGTCAGGCTGAACAGGCGCGGCAAGCTGCCGAAACGCGCGCGGCGCAGCTACGCGCCACGGCGGCGAATTTGAAACAGGCGCTGGGGCGATTCGGGACCGTGCGTGAGTCTGAACGCGGCATCGTCCTGATGCTGAACGAGTCCTGGTGGGCAAACCCGCGTTCCGGAAACCTAACGGCTGCGGCCGCCGCGCGCCTGGATCAACTGGGCGCGTTGATCGCAAATAATCCCGATTACCAAATCTCGATCGAATCGTACACGGACAATGCGGGCCGCGCGGATGCGCTGCAACAACTGACTGACGACCGGGCGCGGATTCTTTCCGAGCGGCTGGCTTCAGCCGGCATCGATGTCACGCGTATTCAATCCAGCGGTTTGGGCTCTGCAAATCCGGTCGCGCCTAACACGACCGTCGCGAATCGGGCGAAGAATCGCCGGACGGAAATTACGTTGAGCGCGGCAGGGCAGTGA
- a CDS encoding PQQ-binding-like beta-propeller repeat protein codes for MTLRWGARPGVSRYRLQLANDATFIDIVFDRVVSGHEYRMNDLAPGRYYWRVASLNAKRGEFSSAGVIVVPANGETKKPSPTPPVVTNQATNTVTSRGGWYAAIGDVTRSIVAHLRRTGSSEIVAVTTEGRIVALEASRGIALWTVRTAQRSPSAQNTQVIAIRARGGADNVLVLAGNTATLIEGASGRQLWQTTLPGNAGAATASGTTTFVVDSSRQKLFVIDNSLGRVISEAALPGRAVGRPATITYSGARAVVVALDDGGLHVFDESGKFTIAANAGSPATTAPLIVRTARGELLLVGTRSGLTALAAEDLRALGRVTLKEDAPRGSLIAQDVDSDGRPEVVMFTERGRVVIVKSDEGRIVWEADARRAESAAFADVNGDRVLDLLMAGREGFAFALSGRDGSVVWKDEMASSISTNHAPATSPRETFAVPSASGVLIIAAEPNRTGLRAIEFPKG; via the coding sequence GTGACGCTTCGTTGGGGCGCGCGCCCGGGTGTGTCCCGGTACCGTTTGCAACTGGCAAATGACGCCACATTCATCGACATCGTATTCGATCGAGTAGTTTCGGGCCACGAATACCGCATGAATGACCTGGCGCCCGGTAGATATTACTGGCGGGTCGCTTCGCTGAACGCGAAACGCGGTGAGTTTTCGTCGGCCGGTGTGATCGTGGTGCCTGCGAACGGCGAAACGAAGAAGCCGAGCCCCACGCCGCCGGTGGTAACAAACCAAGCGACAAACACGGTCACTTCGAGGGGCGGCTGGTATGCGGCTATCGGCGATGTCACCCGATCTATCGTTGCCCACCTCAGGCGCACAGGTAGTTCCGAGATAGTCGCGGTAACGACTGAGGGTCGCATTGTCGCGTTGGAGGCGAGCCGCGGGATCGCACTGTGGACGGTTCGTACTGCGCAGCGATCGCCGTCCGCACAGAACACGCAGGTGATTGCCATCCGCGCTCGCGGCGGTGCCGACAACGTTCTGGTCCTGGCCGGAAATACAGCCACTTTGATCGAAGGCGCCAGCGGTCGGCAGCTTTGGCAAACCACGTTGCCGGGAAACGCCGGTGCGGCGACAGCGTCGGGAACCACCACGTTTGTTGTCGATAGCTCGCGTCAAAAGTTGTTTGTGATCGATAACAGCCTTGGACGGGTAATCTCGGAAGCGGCTCTGCCGGGCCGTGCGGTTGGGCGCCCGGCGACCATTACATACAGTGGTGCGCGCGCCGTCGTCGTCGCGCTCGACGATGGTGGCCTGCACGTCTTTGACGAGTCAGGCAAGTTCACCATCGCCGCCAACGCGGGAAGCCCAGCCACGACCGCGCCGTTGATCGTGCGGACAGCACGGGGCGAACTTTTGCTGGTCGGGACGCGAAGTGGACTGACGGCGTTGGCCGCTGAGGACTTACGTGCGCTCGGCCGCGTGACTCTCAAAGAGGACGCGCCGCGCGGAAGTTTGATTGCGCAGGATGTGGACAGCGATGGAAGACCGGAAGTGGTGATGTTCACCGAGCGTGGTCGCGTGGTCATCGTCAAGTCCGACGAAGGCAGAATCGTTTGGGAAGCTGACGCCCGTCGCGCCGAGTCAGCCGCGTTCGCAGACGTGAACGGCGATCGAGTGCTCGACCTGCTGATGGCGGGCAGGGAAGGATTTGCCTTCGCTCTGTCCGGCCGCGACGGTTCAGTTGTCTGGAAAGACGAGATGGCTTCGAGTATCTCAACGAATCATGCACCGGCTACGTCTCCTCGCGAGACGTTTGCTGTGCCGTCCGCCTCGGGCGTTTTGATTATCGCCGCAGAGCCTAATCGCACGGGTCTGCGCGCGATCGAATTTCCCAAAGGCTAG
- a CDS encoding response regulator transcription factor: MDPEPTQRAKKLMIVDDDAEMRTLLAEYFRRLGFEVAENENGQAALQTVANDTFDCFILDVAMPEMSGIDLLKKMRERGITTPALFLTAHDLLDDKVAGFEAGADDYLAKPFSPRELEYRIEALLRRGQLAPEAAGDGERLEIGDLVVDKRRHEVSRAGQRVDLTPLEFQILELLASEPGRAWSRNDLLDRVWSTEYEGYQRNIDPHINRLRKKLENDPKNPHYVLTVRGVGYKLNENP, from the coding sequence GTGGATCCCGAACCGACACAACGCGCCAAGAAATTGATGATCGTCGATGATGACGCCGAGATGCGTACGCTTCTGGCTGAGTACTTTCGCAGGCTGGGATTTGAAGTCGCCGAAAACGAGAATGGTCAGGCCGCTTTGCAGACCGTTGCAAACGACACCTTCGATTGCTTCATTCTCGACGTTGCCATGCCGGAGATGTCGGGCATCGATCTACTGAAGAAGATGCGCGAACGCGGCATTACCACGCCGGCGCTTTTTCTCACCGCACACGATCTGTTGGACGACAAGGTGGCGGGCTTTGAGGCGGGCGCTGACGATTATCTCGCCAAGCCGTTTAGTCCACGCGAACTTGAGTACCGAATCGAAGCGCTGTTGCGTCGCGGACAGCTTGCTCCAGAGGCGGCGGGCGATGGTGAGCGTCTGGAGATTGGCGATCTCGTGGTGGACAAACGACGGCACGAAGTTTCGCGCGCCGGGCAGCGTGTCGATCTCACGCCGCTCGAGTTTCAAATTCTTGAGCTACTCGCGTCTGAGCCCGGCCGCGCCTGGTCACGCAACGATCTCCTCGATCGCGTCTGGAGCACTGAGTACGAAGGGTATCAGCGCAACATCGACCCTCACATCAATCGGCTGCGAAAGAAATTGGAAAACGATCCGAAGAACCCTCATTACGTACTGACAGTTCGAGGCGTGGGCTACAAGCTAAACGAGAATCCCTAA